From Rhododendron vialii isolate Sample 1 chromosome 7a, ASM3025357v1:
TTCTTTGTAAACTTAAAATTTCTTATCCACTCATTTCTTAACTTGGCAATTCACTGCCATTCGTTGTACACATAATTTGATCGTCAGTGCTTATTACTCTTGAAAACATTTTGGTTCTCTCTGGCTGAAATTTCACTGGTCATTTTTGATTGTCTCTTTTCTTAACTTGGCATGTTTGATTGTGGCtgagcttctctctcttctttgttCCCTTTCCCCAGCGGCGGTTTTAGCTCTCTTCTCCCTCAtctttctcctctcctctcccaGTCCTCTCTCTCCGCTATGGATGTGCGGTGGTCCAGACTCTTGTCCTCAGGAGAAATGTTCTCCCACTTCTCCATCATTTTTGGACCTTGGAAACCCAGATCCGATTTTCAGAGCTGAGGTCTTTGGCCCTCAGAACCAAACAGCTTTGCAGCGGTGGTAGTGCCTAACAGCAGCGACTGCGGTGGGACGAACGGACGTTGAGCTCCAGTTGCCGATGTGAATCTTCCATCTTTCTCTAGCCAAATCCACGAGTGGATCGGTGGTCTTCATCAACGCGGTTGTCAATTTTGGcgagttttttttgttctgttgtttttcttgttttggtttggatttttggATCTTTTGAACTTTGTTGATCTTGGTTATGAATATATGTTtcagtgttaaaaaaaaaaaaaaaaaaacaccacctCCAATATTGTACTCCCTACCTCCTAAAATGTTAGACCTTTTTTAAATTGTGTGTCattttagattgtttatatctttcgatttataaattaagttttatgtgattttgaaaacgtttttttaataaaattaattaaaatctatcaaacaagattcatattgcatatttttaaaatttacatTAAAGATATAGACGGTTAAAAATGGCACGCTATTCcaaaaagtaataatattttgggacggataCCTCGAAGTTTGGTGCGAGTACTACGGCACCATTGGGAGTCATCATACTCTTGTTGACTGCCCATATCAACTACCCCCATCGACTATCCATCCTCCACCAATGCTCCTACTAGGGGTGTGCACTAGtcgggcgggtcgggtttgatcCCGACCTGACATGTCGGGTAACAAATATTGTAGGTCTGTAAATCGAACCGAAGAGCGGTAAGAACCGTCTGCGAACCGGATTTGTCGGGTTGGGTCCGACCAAAATCCGAGTTGATCTTTGTGCATTGGTCGGTTTcatcgggtcgggtaagaaacgcACCAAATCGAACCCCGAAtcgaaatctgatttttaacagaaattgAACCCGTATCcatccgaaccacatgttcgaccctGCCTGAAACTCTTTGGGTCGGATCGGGTCCGGTCTGCGGGTGGACGgattttttgcacaggcctacTCCTAACGATATCACTAGTGTTGAAGAATGCTATTAATATCACTAGTGTTGAAGAATGCTATTAATCCTTGTCCGGACTATTGATTCATTGTTCCCGTTTAAAACGAGATTCAGTTTGAACCGGTTTTTGCAGTTCACCAAACTTTTTGTTCGGTTTTGCGGTTCACCAAACTTTTTTGTGCAACCCTTGCATCTGCCGTCTAGCATCTGGCATGATCGATGATATAATGATGGGCATAAAGTGAgtcatttatttttaattttcagcCGTAAATGGTCAAAGAAATTCAGAAAAATTGAgtcatttatttttaattttcttgtactCCGTCAGACATCCGTCCCAAATTGATGCCCCTAGAGAAAGTCatgcaattttaaaataaaaagataaatacTAATGTTTTGAATTTCTCTACACATGTTACTCATGAGTATTTTAATCTCGAGATGTGCTACATACACTGCCTCATTCCACTACACCTTTTGCGGAATCCacttcgggtcccacaaaaataatacttattgatatccgttggagttgattttttacagggtcccataaaatattattttaaaatttatgggtattttctgtatttttgtgaaatccgGAGTGGGTCCTGCAAAAGATGCAGTGGATGGTGTAATGAAATGaggtagtgtatgtagcatttctgttctcttttaattttgtgcaaataaatttaaaaaataatgcacaGAGTAAATTAACATAGGTATTGAGATGGTATTTTACTTGCACACCAGCGGTGTTGTGAGTAAATGGTTGGATCTGCCTCGGACCCTGTGATATGATGAGAGTCATTAATTTTTTAGGATAGTCgagagtttattttttgtttgttttgaaaatgctaaaaacagtAAAGCGAACTGTCGTAAAGgtttaaaaagtgtattgaaatgtATGAAAAGCGTTTAAAAGTGTGTGAAAGTGTATTGGAAAGTATAAAAGGTGCATTAgagtctgtttttttttttttcaggtttttttccccctgtCAATAGATGACCATTTTTGTAAAGAAGTGTTAATTGTTAATTAGTTGTTGTTAGTGAGTATTTGACCCTTGGTCTTGATGGAACccttctcccttctctcttctttctctctctaaacttttaCTAGAGAAACCCTAGCCGCCGTTGTTTGCTTGCTTGGGGGGGAGGCGCCGCCTCCTCCCCCGGGCGCCTCTTtttgtcttcctttttcttctcccctTCCCTTGCCGCCGCTCCTTTCCTCTGTGGGCTGTTGTTCCCCCATCCCTCTTCCCCTTCCCTCCACCTTCCTCGTTTCCACCCCCTCCCCCCTTCGGTAAGATCCCGCTGAATACTCTGCTGGGTGTATCCTGTTTCGCCGGCTTTCTGGATCCCGTTGTGGACCGCCTTTCTACCTTGTTGGAGATAGCCGGTCTCTTGCTTAGCGGCGCTTTGGCCGTTTCGGGTGGTGGATGGTGCGATTTTGCTAGGTtgttggtggcgatgctgtGAGTGGATATGGTGTGTTGGGATTGGGCATGGCGGCAGTAGGGGCTGTCGTGATTCCTGTGGTTGGTGTGGTGGTTGTAGCAGCGGTGATGCGGTGGTTGTTTTGAGTGTTTCGGCAGGTTAGGgttttaattttgtgttttgtttttgttttgtccggACTCTTGTCTGGTTATGTCCGGATGTTGAGGCCGGTTTATGTCCGGATGTTGGTCCGGTTTTTGTCCCGGTGGGTCTTCCCGGGTGGTTTTGTTCTGATCTGGTTTTTTCAGATCGGGTGACTGATTTCCACAGGTTTAATGTTATCTTTGATTCGGAGCTCCGCCATCCCGAGACGGTGGTGTCTGGGTACTAGCTCCACGTTAGCCGGCCATGTTGACGGTGTGAAGAAGTGAGCGTTTGGCTCTTGCATAGGCGCTAGACATTAATTTCGTCTCTTaatctttttttgtattgtgtctctgtttctctgtatTTTGGTGGAAATCTGTACTTGCCGTATGTCCTATTCTCTATTTGCAATTATCTGTAGATGCTGTATggcttgattaatgaatttgcttcttccgtgaaaaaaaaaaaaaaaaagacccttGGTCTTGTGTATGTGAGTATATGGTGCCTTCCAACTTGGCTATCACTCCACTTGCCCGGTCGATTGTATTGTTTATGACACATTTGAACTGAAACTTACAAGTTGGCCCAAGTGATTGGGTGATTGTGgcgattttatttttatgtatgtGTAGTGTAGTATTCAAATTCTCTCCCTTTGCCCTTAAATAGGATTCCTGAATAGATATTCTTTAATGAACTCAACTGTTTTTTTCCCAAACTGATCCGACTgcatcaattttgttttgaaaaattgaaaggtAATCGATCTGAATATTGTGATTTAAAGTGAACAATTCTGATTACTTAATAAAGTAAGACGGGCTGTATTTGGGGCCACACATGACGTATTCTGAACTATATAAAGATGCCAttgttattttatttcttttgataAGAAATTTCAAGCATAGAGCACAATACTTTCTATAATTTTACAAAGCTGGTGAGAATTGAGCAACCACCACCATTTGATGCATTGCTCTATCCTGCTTTTATTATTGCTTGTAGTTCTAGTTATTATGATATATCACAACTCACGACAAGTACTTTCAGAAGAACAGTGAAATAATTGGGTAGAGCCAGGTCAATTGGTCACATCTGTCATGTACAAAATAACAAGTGGATCCTCTGGGGTCACATTCAGCATAGTCTCTTTTCTTTCCAATAAATTAAGAAAACTCCATTTGTTGACTCTTAATAGACTTCATTCCATTTCCATGATCAATCAGGCATAGCATACCTTggttttgcatctctctctggTTCTCTCCACCTCACAACTTTCTTTTCACACGTCAAACAATGGTTATGGAAATCTTTCTCACCTCTTTCGTTGAGGTTCTGTTTGAGAAGTTGCTGTCCCATGATCTGTGGGACTTTGCAAAGAGGGAGCGGATTCACACCCTGCTGATGAAATGGAGTAGAATGTTGGAAGAAATAGGGGCCGTGCTTGCAGACGCTGAGGAGAAGCAAATGACTGATCGATGGGGGGTCAAATTGTGGCTGGAGGATCTCGAGGACTTGGCTTACGATCTCGATGACGTACTGGATGAGTTCTCCACTGAAGCTTTGCGGCAAAAGGTGATGGAAGAGCCTCGAGCTAGAACAAGCAAGGTATGTGCCTTCGTACCTAGTTGCTTTACGAGTTTCAATCCAAGCACCCTAGTGTCTGATTTTAGGATGAGGTCCCAGATAAATGATATCACGACCAGGTTGAACGATCTTTTTGATCGTAGAGCGAGGCTTGGCTTGCATATTGTTGATGCCGGGCCATCTGCTAAAGCTCCACAAAGGCCACCCACTTCATCTTTGGTTCATGAACCTTGTTTATATGGTAGGAATGGGGATAAAACGAAAATACTAGAGGTGCTCCTGAGTGACCAGTCGAGTAATGAAAAAGTTAGAGTAGTCCCGATTGTGGGTATGGGTGGGGTCGGTAAGACCACCCTTGCTCAAGATGTCTACAATGATGAAATGGTGGGGAAATATTTTGAGATGAAAGCCTGGGTTTGCGTATCTGAAGTTTTCGAGATTGTGGCCGTGACAAAAGCAATTCTTGAGTCCATCACGTCCCAGACTTGCCATTTTAATGCATTGGATCAAATTCAAGTTCAACTAAAGAAGGCTTTGACGGGGAAGAAGTTCTTGATTGTTCTAGATGATGTCTGGAACAAAAACCATGGTGATTGGATCAATTTAAAGAGCCCTTTTAGTGATGGAGCCTCAGGAAGTAAAGTCATGGTAACAACACGTAATAGGGATGTTGCAGTGATGATGGCCGGAATAGATAAATTTCATTCCTTGAAGCAACTATCAGAGGATGATTGTTGGTCAGTGTTTGCACAACATGCGTTTGAGAATAGAAGTACAGACGAAAGTCCAAATTTGGTTTCAATTGGTCgaaaaattgtgaaaaaatgtGGAGGATTGCCTTTGGCTGCAAGAACACTCGGTGGCCTTCTACGGTGTAAATTGAGAGATAATGAATGGGAAGAAGTATTGAATAGCAAGATGTGGGAGTTATTAGATGAGGAAAGTGACATTCTTCCAGCACTAAGATTAAGCTACTATCACCTCCCTTCACACttaaaaaagtgttttggatattGTTCTATACTGCCTAAGGATTACGAATTTGAGGAGAAGGAACTAATTTTCTTGTGGATGGCGGAAGGCTTAATTCAAAAGCCCACGGGAAAAAAGCAAATGGAAGATCTTGGATGTGAGTACTTCCATGATTTGTCATCGAGGTCATTTTTCCAGCCGTCAAGTAGTGGTAGAGCCTCACTATTTGTTATGCATGACCTAATCAACGATTTGGCTCAGTCTGTTGCAAGAAGAACTTGTTTTAGGGTGGAGGAGAAGCTTGAAGACAATGAGGGGGACAAAATTATCACTAAGGCTCGCCATTCATCCTACACACGTGACTATCGTGATGGCATACAAAAGTTTGAGGCCttccaaaaagctaaaaatctGCGATCGTTTTTACCATTTGGATCCAGATATCAAGTTGATTCCTACTTGACCCACGATGTTCCCCTCCATCTATTGCCGAAACTTAGACGTTTACGCGTGCTCAGTTTGAGAGGTTATAAAATAGCTGAACTTTTGAGTTCGATTGGAAATTTGAAACATGTTAGGTTCCTTGACCTTTCATGTGCATTGATTGCCACATTACCGGAATCAATATGCACTTTGTACAACCTCCAAACACTAATATTGAGGGATTGTAAAAATCTCAGCAAGTTGCCTTTATACACAAGTAACCTTATTAACTTGCGTCATCTTGATGTTACTGGTGCAAATTCCTTGCAAGAAATGCCACCAAAAATAGGTAACTTGACAAGTCTCCAAACATTATCAAACTTCATTGTTGGCAAAGATATTCGGTCTATGATAAATCAGCTGGGCAACTTGATTCATCTTAGAGGGACACTTTGCATATCGGGGTTGGAGACTGTAACAGATGCTTTGGATGCCAAGAGGGCCAAGTTGAAGGATAAGCAAGGCTTAGATGAGCTATTGTTGAATTGGAGTTACAACTCCGAAAATTCTAGTAATGGAAGTGCTGATTCAGAAATCCTTGACATGCTAGAACCTCACAAGAAGTTAAAAGTACTTACTTTTAGCGGTTACCAAGGCCTAAAATTTCCGACTTGGGTGGGAAATTCTTTGTTCTCTAATATGGTCTCCTTGAAGTTCCAAAATTGTAACAAATGCACTTCCTTCGCACCTCTGGGGCAGCTACCCTCACTTGGAACACTTCAAATTGCAGGGATGCAAGCATTAGAGAATGTTGGACTTGAGTTCTATGGGTCGGGCTGCTCAAATCCTTTTCCAACTCTATGGAGATTAACCTTCGAGGACATGCCCAAATGGAAATACTGGTCTCCTTTTGAAGTCGAGGAGGAAGCTCAAGCATTTTCTCGCCTGCAACAACTCTCCATCAAAAGGTGTCCCAAGCTTTTGGGTAAACTGCCTAGCAATCTTCCTTGCTTAAGAAATCTAGATATTGAAGAGTGCCCACAACTGGTGGTTGCATTGATTCCAAGCCCTAAAGAGCAAATTGAGGTGAGGAATACACTTTACTTTGGTTCACTTATCTCTTTATCTCTCGAAAATGTTTCAATTCTGGCTTCCTATGGCAACCCACAAGAGGGTAATGAAGCAGAGAAGGAAAATGCAATGTATAGCCATTTGAGCTCGTTGACTTCCCTATCAGTTCAAAATATTCAGGGTCTCACGTGCCTACCCAATTGGTTTTTTCAAGGGCTGACAGGATTgcaagaactctctctctctggttgtaAGGAACTTAGATCGTTGTGGAATAATGAAGTCAAAATACACCACCGTCTCTTTGCCCTCCGACGTTTGGTGATTAAAAGATGCCCCCTACTTATTTCCTTGtttaaagaagaagaggaagggcTTCAACAACAAAAGCAGAATGAGGAGTTGCCTTACATAATGATGCTGGAGTACTTGAAAATAGAAGATTGTAAAAAGTTGGAGAAGCTGCCACGAGGGCTGCACAACCTCAAATCTCTTCGAGAGCTTATCATCAACAATTGTCCATGTCTCATCTCTTTTCCAAAGACCGGTTTGCCGTCTACACTGAGAACACTTCGAATTGACAAATGCGTCGCTCTGCGGTCCCTACCTGGGTTGATGATGCTGAATTGCCTCGAGAAATTGCAGGTTTGGAAGTGTCCATTGCTCACATACTTAAGTTGCTCTAGAACTGGGCTACCGCCCTCTCTCAAACAGCTGGATATTTGGCGTTGTGAAAATCTGAAATCACTAATAGCAGAGGTGGGGATGAAAATCAACT
This genomic window contains:
- the LOC131334158 gene encoding putative disease resistance RPP13-like protein 1 produces the protein MVMEIFLTSFVEVLFEKLLSHDLWDFAKRERIHTLLMKWSRMLEEIGAVLADAEEKQMTDRWGVKLWLEDLEDLAYDLDDVLDEFSTEALRQKVMEEPRARTSKVCAFVPSCFTSFNPSTLVSDFRMRSQINDITTRLNDLFDRRARLGLHIVDAGPSAKAPQRPPTSSLVHEPCLYGRNGDKTKILEVLLSDQSSNEKVRVVPIVGMGGVGKTTLAQDVYNDEMVGKYFEMKAWVCVSEVFEIVAVTKAILESITSQTCHFNALDQIQVQLKKALTGKKFLIVLDDVWNKNHGDWINLKSPFSDGASGSKVMVTTRNRDVAVMMAGIDKFHSLKQLSEDDCWSVFAQHAFENRSTDESPNLVSIGRKIVKKCGGLPLAARTLGGLLRCKLRDNEWEEVLNSKMWELLDEESDILPALRLSYYHLPSHLKKCFGYCSILPKDYEFEEKELIFLWMAEGLIQKPTGKKQMEDLGCEYFHDLSSRSFFQPSSSGRASLFVMHDLINDLAQSVARRTCFRVEEKLEDNEGDKIITKARHSSYTRDYRDGIQKFEAFQKAKNLRSFLPFGSRYQVDSYLTHDVPLHLLPKLRRLRVLSLRGYKIAELLSSIGNLKHVRFLDLSCALIATLPESICTLYNLQTLILRDCKNLSKLPLYTSNLINLRHLDVTGANSLQEMPPKIGNLTSLQTLSNFIVGKDIRSMINQLGNLIHLRGTLCISGLETVTDALDAKRAKLKDKQGLDELLLNWSYNSENSSNGSADSEILDMLEPHKKLKVLTFSGYQGLKFPTWVGNSLFSNMVSLKFQNCNKCTSFAPLGQLPSLGTLQIAGMQALENVGLEFYGSGCSNPFPTLWRLTFEDMPKWKYWSPFEVEEEAQAFSRLQQLSIKRCPKLLGKLPSNLPCLRNLDIEECPQLVVALIPSPKEQIEVRNTLYFGSLISLSLENVSILASYGNPQEGNEAEKENAMYSHLSSLTSLSVQNIQGLTCLPNWFFQGLTGLQELSLSGCKELRSLWNNEVKIHHRLFALRRLVIKRCPLLISLFKEEEEGLQQQKQNEELPYIMMLEYLKIEDCKKLEKLPRGLHNLKSLRELIINNCPCLISFPKTGLPSTLRTLRIDKCVALRSLPGLMMLNCLEKLQVWKCPLLTYLSCSRTGLPPSLKQLDIWRCENLKSLIAEVGMKINCPSLESVELWQCKSLKSLPDVMQNDDYNGGCLRSLSKLWISGCDNVESIPEEWFITTNLRELYIKGCKRLKGLPHHAYNNHHLTSLQISIVSMGSKSLSVGGLHRLSSLRRLFLEDYGGASFPPEEEDDRMMLWLPPSLIQLYIQDFPNMEKLSCKDLQNIPSLEELRVSRCPKLTIITELGQLPSLSELWIKDCPNLATFSAKGQGGLLLPPSLLYLRIDECPILKQRCELMKKGHYWPLISNIPHVEIDGRFIFDSP